From the Streptomyces pluripotens genome, one window contains:
- a CDS encoding SGNH/GDSL hydrolase family protein, with protein MARAGRVLAALLLALLPVAPARAVAEPASSWTGSWETAPSGTAPALRGAAVRNVVHLSVGGTAVRIRVSNRLGSRPLRLGAVTVALRRAAGPDAVPGSMRTATFHGSPTVTVPPGRDTVSDPVALTVPAAADLLVTVYTPDDDGPATHHRTALQTSYVAPVGAGRATDPDATGYTRTISSWYYVTGVDVRGAATGSVVAFGDSLTDGQGSTPDTNHRWPDRLAEQLRTRRLGVLNAGIGGNRLLHNGTGPSALARLDADALDRAGVRALVVFEGINDIKGTPEANDAEAYADAYRTLVARAHARGIRVIGVTLTPYRGYPAYTAARESVRQRVNAFLRTGGAFDAVADADAAVRDPADPTRILPRYDPGDHLHFDDAGMAAVADTVLLALTGAR; from the coding sequence ATGGCCCGAGCCGGACGGGTTCTCGCCGCTCTCCTGTTGGCGTTGCTGCCGGTCGCCCCGGCGAGGGCCGTCGCCGAACCGGCGTCGTCCTGGACCGGCAGCTGGGAGACCGCTCCCTCCGGAACCGCCCCCGCACTGCGCGGCGCAGCCGTCCGCAACGTCGTCCACCTCAGCGTGGGTGGCACCGCCGTGCGGATCCGGGTCAGCAACCGGCTCGGCTCCCGGCCCCTGCGGCTCGGGGCGGTCACCGTCGCCCTGCGCCGGGCGGCGGGTCCGGATGCCGTGCCCGGCTCGATGCGCACCGCCACCTTCCACGGTTCCCCGACCGTCACCGTCCCACCGGGCCGAGACACGGTCTCCGACCCGGTGGCGCTGACCGTTCCGGCCGCCGCCGACCTCCTCGTCACCGTGTACACGCCTGACGATGACGGACCCGCCACCCACCACCGGACCGCCCTGCAGACCAGCTACGTGGCCCCCGTCGGTGCCGGCCGGGCCACCGACCCGGACGCCACCGGGTACACCAGGACGATCAGCAGCTGGTACTACGTCACGGGCGTCGACGTCCGAGGGGCCGCAACGGGCAGCGTCGTTGCGTTCGGTGATTCCCTCACCGACGGTCAGGGTTCCACCCCCGACACCAATCACCGCTGGCCCGACCGGCTCGCCGAACAACTGCGCACCCGCCGGCTCGGCGTCCTCAACGCGGGGATCGGCGGCAACCGCCTGCTGCACAACGGCACCGGCCCCAGCGCTCTGGCCCGCCTGGACGCCGATGCCCTGGACCGGGCGGGGGTGCGCGCCCTGGTCGTCTTCGAGGGAATCAACGACATCAAGGGCACCCCGGAGGCGAACGACGCCGAGGCGTACGCCGACGCCTACCGCACCCTCGTCGCCCGCGCTCACGCCCGCGGCATCCGGGTCATCGGCGTCACCCTCACCCCGTACCGCGGCTACCCCGCCTACACGGCCGCCCGCGAGTCCGTGCGGCAGCGGGTGAACGCCTTCCTCCGTACCGGTGGCGCCTTCGACGCCGTCGCCGACGCCGACGCCGCCGTACGCGACCCTGCTGATCCGACCCGCATCCTGCCGCGTTACGACCCCGGCGACCATCTGCACTTCGACGACGCGGGTATGGCAGCCGTCGCCGACACCGTCCTGCTGGCCCTCACCGGGGCGCGCTGA
- a CDS encoding DUF456 domain-containing protein, with amino-acid sequence MGAGELVLVGVVIALGLCGVLVPGVPGSWLVWAAVLWWALTAPQPVAWGVLVGATGVLLLSLGVRWALPPRRLRQSGATPRMGVYAGAGALLGFILLPVLGALPGFMAGIYLHERLRLGGHGQAMAALRTAMRTGGSSVLAEFFACLLITAAWLGAVVWG; translated from the coding sequence ATGGGAGCAGGGGAGCTTGTGCTGGTCGGCGTGGTGATCGCGCTCGGCCTGTGCGGGGTGCTGGTGCCCGGCGTGCCGGGGTCGTGGCTGGTGTGGGCCGCGGTGCTGTGGTGGGCGCTGACGGCCCCACAGCCGGTGGCCTGGGGTGTTCTGGTGGGGGCCACCGGGGTACTGCTGCTGTCGCTGGGGGTGCGCTGGGCACTGCCGCCGCGCCGCCTGCGACAGAGCGGTGCCACGCCCCGGATGGGGGTGTATGCGGGTGCCGGGGCATTGCTCGGCTTCATCCTGCTGCCAGTGCTCGGGGCACTACCGGGCTTCATGGCCGGGATCTACCTCCACGAACGGCTACGGCTGGGTGGCCACGGCCAGGCCATGGCCGCGCTGCGCACGGCGATGCGGACGGGCGGCTCCAGCGTGCTGGCCGAGTTCTTCGCGTGTCTGCTGATCACGGCGGCGTGGCTGGGCGCGGTGGTGTGGGGGTGA
- a CDS encoding protein phosphatase 2C domain-containing protein: MSQQGGRVSRHEDDWWGQLYDDSTEDTGPTAASDSLDDRFASAKNTVAGRPAQTPAHGAEPAGRGGDGEGDGRGDGGDAGRRVAREPAVPAQRAAQAPSATAAAGRNTSARPVSAGSAQPASPGGPAAPADPPPAPTEPLATISAPTDYTIADGTGTDYVGTDYVGTGPPTYDPEPAALPAADPDGLGELVPDTVLDGARYGACTLRAASLRGDSARYRGEPRRDALLTARFGTGEQALVLVAMATGARATPGAHLAAAEACRWIGRAVGRSQQRLVEDIRAARRGDLKSGLHRLTDRSLGRLRTSAAEQGVHPDEYTASLRCLLLPADPACHIRVFFGIGGGGLFRLRDGEWQDIEPQAPVVETGSPAVGGSGSPAMELPEGDPLTTDLGIPSPSGAHEPAPGVPRAPFRFRASPARSGDALVMCTEGLSDALRGEPALCAYLARRWSRPGRDAPGLAAFLADAQVRVKGYADDRTAAAVWES, encoded by the coding sequence ATGAGCCAGCAGGGGGGGAGGGTCTCCCGCCATGAGGACGACTGGTGGGGTCAGCTGTACGACGACTCCACTGAGGACACCGGACCCACGGCCGCGTCGGATTCCCTGGACGACCGTTTCGCCTCGGCGAAGAACACGGTGGCGGGACGTCCGGCACAGACGCCGGCGCACGGTGCGGAGCCGGCCGGACGGGGCGGTGACGGTGAGGGCGACGGGCGTGGCGATGGCGGCGACGCGGGGAGGCGGGTGGCCCGGGAACCTGCGGTGCCGGCACAGCGCGCCGCGCAGGCGCCGTCCGCCACGGCGGCAGCCGGGCGGAACACATCCGCGCGTCCCGTATCCGCCGGATCCGCTCAGCCCGCGTCGCCAGGCGGGCCCGCAGCACCCGCTGACCCGCCTCCCGCCCCCACCGAGCCCCTCGCCACCATTTCAGCCCCCACTGACTACACCATCGCGGACGGCACGGGCACCGATTACGTGGGCACCGATTACGTGGGCACTGGCCCCCCCACCTATGACCCCGAGCCCGCCGCGCTCCCGGCCGCAGATCCGGACGGTCTCGGCGAACTGGTCCCGGACACCGTGCTGGACGGGGCGCGGTACGGGGCGTGCACGCTTCGTGCGGCGTCCCTGCGGGGGGACTCCGCGCGGTACCGGGGAGAACCGCGCAGGGACGCACTGCTCACCGCGCGGTTCGGGACGGGCGAGCAGGCGTTGGTCCTGGTCGCGATGGCGACCGGTGCGCGGGCCACACCGGGCGCGCACCTGGCGGCGGCCGAGGCCTGTCGGTGGATCGGGCGGGCCGTGGGCCGCAGCCAGCAGCGGCTCGTGGAGGATATCCGGGCCGCCCGGCGCGGCGACCTCAAATCCGGCCTGCACCGGCTGACCGATCGCAGCCTCGGCAGGCTGCGGACGAGCGCCGCCGAGCAAGGCGTTCACCCGGACGAGTACACGGCCAGCCTGCGTTGTCTGCTGCTGCCTGCTGACCCCGCCTGTCATATCCGCGTGTTCTTCGGCATCGGCGGCGGTGGGCTGTTCCGGCTGCGGGACGGCGAATGGCAGGACATCGAGCCACAGGCGCCCGTTGTGGAGACTGGTTCTCCCGCGGTCGGCGGCTCCGGCTCGCCCGCCATGGAACTCCCCGAGGGCGACCCCCTCACCACGGACCTCGGTATCCCCAGCCCGTCCGGCGCACATGAGCCAGCCCCGGGGGTGCCCCGCGCGCCGTTCCGCTTCCGAGCCTCACCGGCCCGGTCAGGTGACGCCCTGGTGATGTGCACCGAAGGCCTGTCCGACGCGCTGCGCGGCGAACCCGCCCTCTGTGCCTACCTGGCCCGCCGCTGGTCGCGGCCGGGCCGGGACGCTCCAGGCCTGGCCGCGTTCCTCGCCGACGCCCAGGTACGGGTGAAGGGGTACGCCGACGACCGTACGGCGGCGGCCGTCTGGGAATCGTGA
- a CDS encoding ATP-binding protein, which yields MKRQALGGGLGVMGAFPAKAGEESDTITEHTCLLRRRLGRADLKAVPEARRELRRLLRHWGKPGRSDTAELLTSELVTNALVHTDDDAVLTAVVTPGGLHVEVRDFVSRRPELCAPDTREDTHGRGLVLVQSLADAWGVRPHGVGKSVWFELGAEAA from the coding sequence ATGAAGAGGCAGGCGCTAGGGGGCGGTCTCGGGGTGATGGGGGCCTTCCCGGCGAAGGCGGGAGAAGAGTCCGACACCATCACGGAACACACGTGCCTGCTCCGGCGCAGGCTGGGCCGGGCGGATCTGAAGGCGGTGCCCGAGGCCCGGCGGGAGCTGCGCCGGCTGTTACGGCACTGGGGCAAGCCAGGCCGCTCGGACACAGCCGAACTGCTCACCAGCGAACTGGTCACCAACGCACTCGTCCACACCGACGACGACGCCGTTCTCACGGCCGTGGTGACACCCGGGGGATTGCACGTTGAGGTGAGGGACTTCGTGTCCCGCAGGCCGGAGTTATGTGCCCCGGACACCCGGGAGGACACCCACGGGCGGGGGCTGGTGCTGGTGCAGTCCCTGGCGGACGCCTGGGGCGTGCGGCCGCACGGGGTGGGCAAGTCGGTGTGGTTCGAACTCGGTGCCGAGGCTGCCTGA
- a CDS encoding DUF2637 domain-containing protein, with translation MRLTDISLNWLLPGAVLLLGMLTAVAVLARSKRSSGEKPSADDSWERSEERRRRKEAIYGTASYVLLFCCAAVAAALSFHGLVGFGEQNLGLTDGWQYLVPFGLDGAAMFCSVLAVREASHGDAALGSRILVWMFAAAAAWFNWVHAPRGIGHDGAPQFFSGMSLSAAVLFDRALKQTRRAALREQGLVPRPLPQIRIVRWLRAPRETYRAWSLMLLEGVRSLDEAVEEVREDRRQKEEARQRRRDQQRVERAQLKAISRGHRGFVGRAGRQVEVQAVERAPAPTTAEPAISSAEQLPVRARPSLQPVRSGSEPVTVDLTAEDDTMALPRLDSLERKLKDLEQQFG, from the coding sequence ATGAGACTGACCGACATATCGCTGAATTGGCTGCTTCCGGGCGCCGTACTGCTCCTGGGCATGCTGACGGCGGTGGCGGTACTCGCGCGCAGCAAGCGCTCCTCCGGGGAGAAGCCGAGCGCGGACGACTCGTGGGAGCGCAGCGAGGAGCGCCGCAGGCGCAAGGAGGCCATCTATGGCACGGCCTCCTACGTTCTCCTGTTCTGCTGTGCGGCGGTCGCGGCCGCCCTGTCCTTCCACGGCCTCGTCGGCTTCGGCGAACAGAACCTCGGGTTGACCGACGGCTGGCAGTACCTGGTGCCGTTCGGCCTGGACGGTGCGGCGATGTTCTGCTCCGTCCTCGCAGTACGCGAAGCCAGCCACGGTGACGCCGCCCTCGGCTCCCGGATACTTGTGTGGATGTTCGCCGCGGCAGCGGCCTGGTTCAACTGGGTGCACGCGCCCCGGGGCATCGGCCACGACGGTGCGCCGCAGTTCTTCTCCGGCATGTCACTGTCGGCGGCCGTCCTCTTCGACCGGGCGCTCAAGCAGACCCGCCGCGCCGCGCTGCGCGAGCAGGGCCTGGTGCCGCGTCCGCTTCCGCAGATCCGGATCGTCCGCTGGCTGCGGGCCCCCCGCGAAACCTACCGGGCCTGGTCGCTGATGCTCCTGGAGGGCGTGCGCAGTCTCGACGAGGCGGTCGAGGAGGTCCGCGAGGACAGGCGGCAGAAGGAGGAAGCACGACAGCGGCGGCGCGACCAGCAGCGCGTGGAGCGAGCCCAGCTCAAGGCCATCAGCCGGGGCCACCGCGGGTTCGTGGGCCGGGCCGGCCGGCAGGTCGAGGTGCAGGCGGTCGAGCGCGCCCCGGCACCAACGACCGCGGAGCCTGCCATATCGAGCGCGGAGCAACTGCCCGTTCGCGCTCGGCCCTCCCTGCAGCCGGTCCGCAGCGGTTCTGAGCCGGTGACCGTCGACCTCACCGCGGAGGACGACACCATGGCCCTGCCGCGCCTGGACTCACTGGAACGCAAGCTGAAGGACCTGGAGCAGCAGTTCGGCTAA